The Iamia sp. SCSIO 61187 genomic sequence GAGATCTCTACCTGTTCGCCTATGGCGACGACCACGCCTCCGCCCTCGCGGCGGGGGCTCAGCTTTTCGGTTCCCAGCCGCTGCCGCCCCGCTACGCGTTCGGCTACTGGTACAGCCGGTACTACCCCTACACCGACCGGGAGCTCCTGGAGCTCGCGGAGCAGCTCGACCGGAACGACGTGCCCGTCGACGTCCTCGTCATCGACATGGACTGGCACCGGGTCGGGTGGACCGGGTACTCGTGGGACCGGGACCTGTTCCCTGATCCGACCGAGACGCTCGAGCGGCTCCACGAGCGCCGGCTTCGCGTCGCGCTGAACCTCCACCCTGCGGATGGCGTCGGCCGCCACGAGGACGCATTCGCGGCGATGTGCGACGCCGTTGGCCTCGATCCCCAGACCGTCGATCGCGTCCCGTTCGACGTCACCGACCCGCGGTTCGTCGACGCCTACTTCCGGCTCCTCCACCACCCGGAGGAGGACCGCGGCGTGGACTTCTGGTGGATGGACTGGCAACAAGGCGCGGAGTCCTCGATCCCTGGGCTGGATCCGCTGGCGTGGCTCAACCGCCTGCACTGGGACGACCAGGCGCAGCGCCGACCCGACCGCCGGCCGCTCATCTTCAGCCGCTGGGGAGGCCTCGGCGCCGGGCGCTACCCGATCGGCTTCTCCGGCGACACCCACGCAGCGTGGGAATCGCTCGCCTTCCAACCCGAGTTCACGGCCACGGCCGCCAACGTCCTCTACGGGTACTGGAGTCACGACATCGGCGGCCACTTCGGATCTGCGCCCGACCCTGAGCTCTACACCCGGTGGATCCAGTTCGGCGCGCACTCGCCCATCCTCCGCACCCACGGCGCGCTCGGCCCCGACCAGGAACGTCGGCTCTGGGAGTTCCCCAACCCGTACCGCACGGTGATGATCGATGCCGTCCGCCGCCGGTACGAGCTGGTCCCGTACATCTACGGCGAGTGCCGGCGCGGCGTCGACACCGGCCTGTCGCTCGTGCGACCGATGTACCACGAGCACCCCGAGGCGACCGCCGCCTACGAAGCGACCGACCAGTACCAGCTGGGTGACCAGATGGTGGTCGCCCCTGTCGTGCGGCCGACGGACGACGACGACATGGCAGCGGTGCGGGTGTGGCTCCCCAAGGGCGAGTGGTTCGATGTGGCCCACGGCGTCCGGTTCGACATCGACGACGACGAGGGACGCTGGCTCGAACGTCGCTACCTGCTGGCGGAGGTGCCGGTGTTCGTGCGAGCGGGCACGGTGCTCCCCGGTCAGCGCGGCGTGCGCCGCCTCGATGCCGCCTCCTACCCCAACCTCGTCGTCACCGCCTATCCCGGTCCCGCCGGCCAGCACACCTTCTACGAGGACGATGGCGTGACCACCGGCTACGAGAGCGGGCGGGCTGTCTCGGTCGCGCTGAACCATCGCTCGACCACCTCGCGGCGCACCGTGCGCATCGGTGCCGCTCTGGGAACCTACCGGGGGTGGCTGCGCCGGAGGCCCGTCGAGATCCGCTTCGTCGGCGAGGCTCCCCCGCGTTCGGTGTGCGTCGACGGCGAGGTGGTCCCGTGGGCGCCTCGGCCCCTCGACGGCCACTGGCGGTACGACGCGGCCAGCACCGCGGTGGTCGTGTCGCTGCCTCGGGTCGACCTTCGCCAGGGCGTTCTCGTCGCCGTCGAGCGCAGCACCGCGCGGCACCGAGCCGAGGCCGAGGCGCTCATCGACGGCTACCCGGGACTGGCCCGGCGGATCGACCTCATCAGTGAGCGGACCCGGACCCTGCTCCAAGAGGACAACCGCCAGATCGTCACGCTCTCCCAGACGGTCGACCGGATCGAACGGGACCCGTGGACGCTCACGTCGGAGCTCGGCGAGCTGCGGAACCGGTTCGACGGCCTGGACGCCCTGCTCGAGCGCTACCTCCAGGTCTGGACAGAACTTCAATCGCTCAACCCGGGGGATCCCCCGGTCGCCACGTCGACCCTCGCAGCAGCCCGCCGACTCCTCACCACCACACGGGACCAGTTCGGCGGAGCACCGTCGACAGGCGACTCGCGGACGCCATGACCCGCGAGCGCTTCCACGGGCCCAAGACCGTCCCGAAGTCCCAGGTCCCCGCGCCATCCGAGCGGCCGTCAACGATCTTTCGTGAAAGTCCGGGAACCACCCGGCGTGAGTGCAAGGCCGCCGCAAGTGACCGCGGCGACCCACCCCGATTCTGACTACGGACGGCGACTTGGGCGACCTCGGTTCGATGAGGCCGCGACTGCGCTGATGACTGTCGCGCGGTATCGACAACGCACCCGGGCGTCCCCACTCCGGCCCTCCACCGAGCCGCACGAGACCTCCAAGAGGGTCGGTCCCACCAACGACGTGAACGGACGCCTGTCCTAGGTTTCTTGTCAGACCTCGGCCCTCCGACAGGCCTAGAAGGGCATCGAAGGACAGACGAGTGCACTCCGGCGAGCACGACCCGGCGCACGACCTCGATGGCGTGGGGTCGTGGTCGGATGATGCGGGTCACGACGCTCAAGGCGGCCGGCGACCGGCTGGGCGGGCTGCTGACCTACTACGCCGGCCTGGCCGAGGATCGCCAGCGGTCCGGCCCGCAGCGGGGGCCGGTCGAGTACTACCTCGACCCTGACGAGCCGGCGGGACGGTGGTGGGGCCGGGGCCGGCATGTCCTCGGTCTCGACGGCGAGGTCACCGGTGAGGACCTGCGGGCCGTGCTCGAGGGCCACGCCCCGCAGTCCGGCCGGCGGTTGGGTCGTCGGTTCGGAGACTCGTCGGCTCGTGGGTTCGATGCGACGTTCTCGGCGCCGAAGTCGGTGTCGGTGTTGTGGGCGCTCACCCCGGATCGGTGGGTGCGGGCCGAGGTCCTCGCCGCCCACGACGCAGCGGTCGACGCCGCCCTCGGCTACCTCGAACGCCACGGCGCTGTGACTCGGCGTGGGAAGGACGGCGTCGACCAGGTCGACACGGTCGGGCTGACCGTCGCGGTGTTGCGTCAGCACACGTCGCGGACGATGGACCCGCAGCTGCACACCCACGCCGTCATCGCTGCCAAGGTCCAGGACCTGACCGGGCGGTGGCTCTCGCTCGATGCCCGATTCCTCAAGCAGCAGCAGCGCACGATCGGATGGGTCTACGACGCTGCCTTGCGCAGCGAGCTCACCTCCCGGCTCGGTGTCGCCTGGAAGGTGATAGCCGGTGGCCAGGCCGACATCGACGGCATCCCGACAACGCTGCTTGGGGAGTTCTCCCGGCGCTCGGCGCAGGTCGACGAGGCCCTGGCCGACCTGATCGGCCGCTGGTCGGTCGAACACGATGGCACCGACCCCGACCCCCGCACCATCGCCGACCTCCAACGCCGAGCCGTCCTGGCGTCGCGGCCCGGCAAAGACCACGGCGTGGACGCGGCGACCCTCCACGACGAGTGGACCGACCGTGCCGCTGCGACCGGTCAGGAGGTGGACCTGGCCGTCGATGTCCTGGACCGGCCGCCACGCACCGGGATGATCGACGACGACATCGTCACCGAGGCCCTCCGCCGAGCCGAAGAGGAAACAGCGACATGGCTCGAGGCCGACCTCGCTCGCCACGTCGCGACCCTCATCGCACCTGACGACCCGACGGCGGTCGACGCCGTCGAGCGGATCGACCGTCTCGCCTCGGTCGCCGCCGAGCGTTGCGTCGAACTCGCGCCGCCCGGCGCCGGTCCGCTGCGCCGGGACGGTCGCCCGGTGTCGGAGGCGGTCACCGATCGACGACTCACCACCGCCCACGTCCTCGACCAGGAGACGGACCTCCAGCGCTGGGCCCAGGCCAACGTCGGCACCATCGGCGGCCGCACCGACCCAGCCCGCGCCGGCGCTCGCGGCATCGCCGGGTTCGACCGGTTCGTACTCGTCGTCGGACCCGCCGGCACCGGCAAGACCACCGCCACTGCGGCCGCCGTTGCTCGGTTGAAGTCCCAGGGCCGCTCCGTCGTGGCGCTGGCGCCGTCGGGAAAGGCCGCCGACGTGCTCGCCACCGAGGCTGGCTGCGAGGCCACCACGATCGCCTCGTTCCTGCTCGCCCACGCCCGGCGCCCGTTCGGACAGTGGCCCCGCAAGACGACCGTGATCGTCGACGAAGCCGGCATGGCCACCACCGACGACCTCCACCGGCTCATGCGCCTCGTCGAGGCCAACGGATGGCGGCTCGTCTGTGTCGGCGACCCCCATCAGCTCCCCGCCGTCGGCCGCGGTGGCACCTTCGCCCACTGGACCACCACCCTCCCCCACCACCACCTGGCCGAGCCCCGCCGGTTCACCGAACCATGG encodes the following:
- a CDS encoding TIM-barrel domain-containing protein, with protein sequence MRTLDTWKGNKTARPVGFDAQTGFVHEWEEQLLEPGLLCRDGWVVVDESDTVVLDASEDPGAQSRCWPVPRPPGERRDLYLFAYGDDHASALAAGAQLFGSQPLPPRYAFGYWYSRYYPYTDRELLELAEQLDRNDVPVDVLVIDMDWHRVGWTGYSWDRDLFPDPTETLERLHERRLRVALNLHPADGVGRHEDAFAAMCDAVGLDPQTVDRVPFDVTDPRFVDAYFRLLHHPEEDRGVDFWWMDWQQGAESSIPGLDPLAWLNRLHWDDQAQRRPDRRPLIFSRWGGLGAGRYPIGFSGDTHAAWESLAFQPEFTATAANVLYGYWSHDIGGHFGSAPDPELYTRWIQFGAHSPILRTHGALGPDQERRLWEFPNPYRTVMIDAVRRRYELVPYIYGECRRGVDTGLSLVRPMYHEHPEATAAYEATDQYQLGDQMVVAPVVRPTDDDDMAAVRVWLPKGEWFDVAHGVRFDIDDDEGRWLERRYLLAEVPVFVRAGTVLPGQRGVRRLDAASYPNLVVTAYPGPAGQHTFYEDDGVTTGYESGRAVSVALNHRSTTSRRTVRIGAALGTYRGWLRRRPVEIRFVGEAPPRSVCVDGEVVPWAPRPLDGHWRYDAASTAVVVSLPRVDLRQGVLVAVERSTARHRAEAEALIDGYPGLARRIDLISERTRTLLQEDNRQIVTLSQTVDRIERDPWTLTSELGELRNRFDGLDALLERYLQVWTELQSLNPGDPPVATSTLAAARRLLTTTRDQFGGAPSTGDSRTP
- the mobF gene encoding MobF family relaxase; amino-acid sequence: MMRVTTLKAAGDRLGGLLTYYAGLAEDRQRSGPQRGPVEYYLDPDEPAGRWWGRGRHVLGLDGEVTGEDLRAVLEGHAPQSGRRLGRRFGDSSARGFDATFSAPKSVSVLWALTPDRWVRAEVLAAHDAAVDAALGYLERHGAVTRRGKDGVDQVDTVGLTVAVLRQHTSRTMDPQLHTHAVIAAKVQDLTGRWLSLDARFLKQQQRTIGWVYDAALRSELTSRLGVAWKVIAGGQADIDGIPTTLLGEFSRRSAQVDEALADLIGRWSVEHDGTDPDPRTIADLQRRAVLASRPGKDHGVDAATLHDEWTDRAAATGQEVDLAVDVLDRPPRTGMIDDDIVTEALRRAEEETATWLEADLARHVATLIAPDDPTAVDAVERIDRLASVAAERCVELAPPGAGPLRRDGRPVSEAVTDRRLTTAHVLDQETDLQRWAQANVGTIGGRTDPARAGARGIAGFDRFVLVVGPAGTGKTTATAAAVARLKSQGRSVVALAPSGKAADVLATEAGCEATTIASFLLAHARRPFGQWPRKTTVIVDEAGMATTDDLHRLMRLVEANGWRLVCVGDPHQLPAVGRGGTFAHWTTTLPHHHLAEPRRFTEPWEAAASLALRAGDPGAAETYADHDRLTTVHPVLLPERVARRYLRHDEVGQTIAITTTTADTARRINVAIQRATAPPRRSTVRLADGTHTGAGDTIATRHNDRTLATNKGNEVRNRHTWTVLATRRDGSLVVERPDRGTVSLPADYVSAHVELGWAVTGYGNQGDTTDIGIAVLEPATTRAQAYVALTRGRHTNTALVLDDSGSLDSADALAAVLTRTPSTESALATRERLSGRVLRPATTPQDHEAAVRQRLEQLAQGERDQPVLRR